In Dyadobacter sp. NIV53, a single window of DNA contains:
- a CDS encoding alpha/beta fold hydrolase, whose amino-acid sequence MKTTDLTKNNTGNFKSAFSFIFSLVILFCMTSCEKQKDTAKEEVTESEIKATDVKPADPPANFRHETATVNGVKIHYVIGGKGDPLLLVHGFGQNWFMWNRLLPELSKHFTVIAPDLRGVGESDKPDSGYDKKTMATDLHELMKKLGYSNINLAGHDIGLMVAYAYAAQFPSDVKKIALMDALLPGIEPVWSQVSASAWWFGFFGWPASGGIVAGKEREFLTNFWPMVGHVKDPFTKEETDEFIRAYAVSGGTNGSFHWFGAFPQDGKDNLEFAKKKLPMPLLAMGGEYFAAAFLKEHSKLVATNVSEAKIMGAGHWLVQEQTEQVQKELLDFFLAK is encoded by the coding sequence ATGAAAACAACTGATCTGACAAAAAACAATACCGGTAATTTTAAAAGTGCTTTTTCCTTTATTTTTTCACTTGTTATACTTTTTTGTATGACTTCCTGTGAAAAGCAAAAAGATACTGCCAAAGAAGAAGTAACTGAAAGTGAAATTAAAGCAACTGATGTCAAACCGGCTGATCCTCCGGCCAATTTCAGGCATGAAACTGCAACGGTTAACGGCGTGAAAATTCATTATGTAATTGGCGGAAAAGGCGATCCCTTGTTGCTTGTTCATGGCTTTGGTCAAAACTGGTTTATGTGGAACCGGTTACTCCCGGAATTGTCTAAACATTTTACGGTTATCGCCCCTGATTTACGCGGAGTAGGCGAATCGGACAAACCTGATAGCGGTTATGACAAAAAGACGATGGCAACAGATTTGCATGAACTGATGAAAAAACTGGGTTACAGTAATATCAATCTGGCCGGTCATGATATTGGCCTGATGGTAGCTTATGCTTATGCGGCTCAGTTCCCTTCGGATGTTAAAAAGATTGCTCTGATGGATGCGCTGTTGCCTGGGATCGAGCCGGTCTGGAGCCAGGTATCAGCGAGTGCCTGGTGGTTTGGATTTTTTGGCTGGCCCGCTTCGGGAGGTATTGTTGCCGGAAAAGAGCGTGAGTTTTTAACTAATTTCTGGCCCATGGTCGGACACGTAAAAGATCCGTTCACAAAAGAGGAAACAGATGAATTTATACGTGCATATGCCGTTTCGGGCGGCACAAACGGTAGTTTTCACTGGTTTGGAGCATTTCCTCAGGATGGAAAGGACAATCTGGAATTTGCTAAAAAGAAACTACCCATGCCGCTTCTTGCAATGGGAGGTGAATATTTTGCGGCTGCTTTTTTGAAGGAACATTCGAAGCTGGTTGCAACGAATGTGAGCGAAGCGAAAATTATGGGAGCCGGGCATTGGCTGGTCCAGGAACAAACGGAGCAGGTTCAGAAGGAATTGCTTGATTTTTTTCTTGCCAAATAA
- a CDS encoding amidohydrolase gives MKPIFLATLMLLCRVAFAQKNADLIIVNGKIATMVKPGEFHQSVAIKNGIILATGNSKNILADYKNDNTKVVDAGGKTVVPGINDSHIHIIREGLNYNSELRWDGVKSLKRAMEMLKEQAARTPPGIWVKVVGGWNEYQFEEKRQPTLTEINEAVPDKPVFISYLYGKAFLNKKGIEVLKYDGLTHYEGSLVELDGEGNPTGMLFAKETPKAIYTTLGLTTKLSHEERLNSTLQFYRELNRFGITSAADAAGGGQNYPADYMVALELAKEGKLNIRTSYFLFAQQKGQELSDYEKWVKIARPNKNDHMLMANGYSTEGAGENLIATAADFENFLEPRTILSDEMEADLEPVIRLLVQNRWPFRLHATYGESIERMLSVFEKVNKEVPFDGLRWFFDHAETITDDQLMRLKALGGGVAVQFRMYFQGELYDKLYGKTERQLPPVKKMLAMGIPVGMGTDATRISTYNPWMAFHWLLTGKTIGGMQFWPKEQVLDRFAAMRIYTSGSAWFTGEEKFKGKIAKGMYADMTILSADYFSVPVDAVRDIESLLTIVNGRIVYAAGEYKSLDVPAPVVIPEWSPVKYFGGYQNKN, from the coding sequence ATGAAACCCATATTTCTGGCAACGCTTATGCTGTTGTGCAGGGTAGCTTTTGCCCAAAAAAACGCTGATCTTATTATTGTCAATGGCAAAATTGCAACAATGGTAAAACCTGGCGAATTCCATCAGTCGGTCGCAATTAAAAACGGAATTATTCTGGCAACCGGTAATTCGAAAAATATTCTTGCGGATTATAAAAATGACAATACAAAAGTGGTTGACGCCGGAGGGAAAACCGTTGTTCCGGGAATCAACGACAGTCATATTCATATCATCAGAGAGGGATTGAATTACAATAGTGAGTTGCGGTGGGATGGTGTAAAATCCTTGAAAAGAGCGATGGAAATGCTTAAAGAACAAGCAGCCAGAACGCCGCCGGGAATATGGGTAAAGGTAGTCGGAGGTTGGAATGAATACCAGTTTGAGGAAAAACGGCAACCCACACTTACTGAAATAAATGAAGCTGTACCCGATAAGCCGGTTTTTATTTCCTATCTCTACGGCAAAGCTTTTCTGAATAAAAAGGGAATAGAAGTATTAAAATACGACGGTCTGACGCACTACGAAGGGAGTTTGGTTGAACTGGATGGAGAAGGAAATCCTACCGGCATGCTGTTTGCGAAGGAAACGCCCAAAGCCATTTATACAACTCTGGGACTGACTACCAAACTTTCGCACGAAGAGAGATTGAACAGTACCTTGCAGTTTTACAGGGAGTTAAACCGTTTTGGAATTACCAGTGCAGCAGATGCAGCAGGCGGTGGACAAAACTATCCGGCCGATTATATGGTAGCACTGGAACTTGCCAAAGAGGGGAAGCTCAATATCCGGACCTCCTATTTCCTATTTGCACAGCAAAAAGGACAGGAATTGTCGGATTATGAAAAATGGGTTAAAATTGCCCGGCCTAATAAGAATGACCACATGCTGATGGCCAACGGATATTCGACGGAAGGAGCCGGAGAAAATCTGATAGCCACCGCGGCTGATTTTGAGAATTTTCTGGAACCGAGGACAATCCTTTCTGACGAAATGGAAGCAGATCTGGAACCGGTAATCCGATTATTGGTACAAAACCGGTGGCCGTTTCGTTTGCATGCGACTTATGGCGAATCCATCGAACGCATGCTGTCAGTTTTTGAAAAGGTAAATAAGGAAGTTCCTTTTGACGGTTTGAGATGGTTTTTTGACCATGCAGAAACCATTACCGACGATCAGCTGATGCGTTTGAAGGCATTGGGTGGCGGTGTAGCTGTTCAGTTCAGGATGTATTTTCAGGGAGAACTTTATGACAAACTTTATGGAAAAACTGAACGACAACTGCCACCTGTCAAAAAAATGCTGGCCATGGGCATACCGGTTGGAATGGGAACTGATGCAACACGGATATCGACGTACAATCCATGGATGGCATTCCACTGGCTGCTTACCGGGAAGACTATTGGCGGAATGCAGTTCTGGCCAAAGGAACAGGTTCTCGACCGTTTTGCTGCCATGCGTATATATACATCAGGTAGTGCCTGGTTTACCGGAGAAGAAAAGTTCAAGGGTAAAATTGCCAAAGGAATGTATGCAGATATGACCATTTTGTCGGCAGATTATTTTTCTGTCCCGGTGGATGCGGTCAGGGATATTGAATCACTTTTAACGATTGTCAATGGCAGGATTGTGTATGCGGCTGGTGAATATAAATCGCTTGATGTTCCGGCTCCGGTTGTAATTCCTGAATGGTCTCCTGTGAAATACTTTGGTGGTTACCAGAATAAAAATTAG
- a CDS encoding alpha/beta hydrolase: MKNNRSKIVLFITGAFVSNSCWDEWKLYFESRGYQTSAPAWPHKDASAEELRNRHPDAEVAATKLTDLIEYYAGIAAKMPEKPIVIGHSLGGLITQILLQRGLAAAGIAIHSVPPQGILTFKLSFLIAGWGPLGFFTPVSKTFMMSFSQWQYAFTNGLPMDLQKEGYYKLAIPESKTVVRDTITSIAKVDFEKPHAPLLLISGTADHTIPASLNYDNFRKYKTSGSVTDYKKFEGKTHYVLGQPGWEEVADYILNWLK; encoded by the coding sequence ATGAAAAACAATAGATCTAAAATAGTCCTGTTTATCACGGGCGCCTTTGTAAGTAACAGCTGCTGGGATGAATGGAAGCTGTATTTTGAAAGCCGGGGATACCAAACATCTGCGCCGGCCTGGCCTCATAAGGATGCCTCAGCAGAAGAACTGCGAAACCGGCATCCGGACGCTGAGGTAGCCGCCACAAAACTAACGGACCTGATAGAATACTATGCCGGAATTGCTGCTAAAATGCCCGAAAAGCCCATTGTTATTGGTCATTCCTTAGGCGGATTAATTACACAGATATTGCTTCAGCGCGGTTTAGCAGCAGCAGGAATTGCGATTCATTCAGTGCCACCCCAGGGAATATTAACTTTTAAGTTATCATTTCTTATTGCCGGTTGGGGCCCACTCGGATTTTTTACGCCGGTCAGTAAAACCTTTATGATGTCTTTCAGTCAATGGCAATATGCTTTTACCAATGGTTTGCCTATGGATCTGCAAAAGGAAGGTTATTATAAACTGGCAATTCCTGAATCCAAAACAGTCGTAAGAGATACCATTACAAGTATAGCCAAAGTGGATTTTGAAAAACCCCATGCACCGCTTTTACTTATTTCCGGAACGGCAGACCATACCATTCCGGCCTCATTGAATTATGATAATTTCCGCAAATATAAAACAAGCGGATCTGTTACAGATTATAAAAAATTTGAGGGGAAAACGCACTATGTACTTGGCCAGCCGGGATGGGAGGAAGTGGCCGATTACATTCTGAACTGGCTCAAATAA